TTTTCGGCGTCGGCGTCGAGGTTGAGTACGGCGAGGTACACCGCGGCCACCGACTGCTCCACCTCCATGTGCATGTCCACCATCCGGTGCTGCAGCACCTGGAAGCTGCCGATCGGCGTGCCGAACTGGTGACGTTGTTTGCAGTACTCGACGGTGTCGGCCAACACCTTTCGCATGCAACCCACGGTCTCCGCGGCCACCGCCGCGGCACCCTCGTCCCGCGCGCGTGCCAGCGAGTCCCAGGCCTGACCGTCGGTGCCGAGCATGATCGCCGGGACGCCGACGAGTTCGATATCAGCCGCTCGGCGGTCGTCGATGGTGCGATAACCGTGCATGCTCAGGCCGGCGGGTTGGCCGGCCAGGTCGACGAGGAACAGCGACAGCCCCGCTGACGTGGTGGCCGTCACCAGCAGATGTGTGGCCAGCGGAGCGTTGGGCACCGCGATCTTGGCGCCGTCGAGCACCCAGCCCGCATCGTCGGCGACGGCGGTGGTGGACGCGTCCTGCCAGCGATCCCCGGATGACGTTTCGGCGGTGGCCAGCGACACGATGGCCTCGCCGCCCGCGATCCGCTCCAGTAGTGCATCGGCGATATCGCCTCCGGCACGCTGGAGCAGGCCGCCGGCGACCACCACGGTGTCGACGTAGGGCTCGATGACCAGCGCCCGGCCCAGCTCTTCGGCGATCACCATCACCTCGACCGGCCCGCCGCTGATCCCGCCGACCCGCTCGGGCAGCGCCGCACCGAGGATGCCCAGTTCGTCGGCGAACGTCCGCCAGATGGCGGGCTGCCAACCCGGCCCGAGTTTTGCTGCCGCGCGGCTGGATTCGAGACTGTAACGCGATGAGAGAAACTTGTTCAGCCCGTCGCGTAGCAGGTCCTGTTCGTCGGTCAGGGTGAAGTCCATCTAGAGTCCCAACTCTGCTTTGGCGAGGATGTTTCGCTGAATCTCGTTGCTGCCCGCGTAGATCGAGCCGGCTCGGTCGTTGAAGTAACGAAGCGGTGCAACGGCCTGCCACGGTTCACCTGACACGTAGCCGTCGGCCGGAGGTTCGAAATCGGCGATCGGCCCGCCCGGGCACGTCGCGTGCGGTTGGTAGACCCGACCGCACGGTCCGGCCGCCTCCAATGCGAGTTCGGTCAGCGTCTGGCTCAGTTCGGTGGAGATCACCTTCAGCATCGAGGAGGCCGCACCGGGATTCCCTCCGCCGGCAAGTGCTGCCAGGACGCGGTATTCGAGAATCTCCAGCACCTCGGTGCGGATGCGCGCGTCGGCGAGTTTCCTGGCAAAGGCGGGGTCGTCGATGAGGACACCGCCGCCGGGGCCTGGTTGCCTCGCCGCGACCTGTGCGATGTCCTCGGCCATCACCTGGAGCGCCGGCGCCGTGGCGCCGCCGCCGCGCTCGAATTCGAGCAGGTACTTGGCCACGGTCCAGCCCTCGTCGATGTTGCCGAGGATGTTGGCCTTCGGAATGCGGACCGCGTCGAAGAACACCTGGCTCTGGACTTCTTCGCCGGAGGTCATGACCAGCGGGCGCACCTCGATACCAGGGGTGGTCATATCGACAAGGACGAAGGTGATGCCGTGCTGTTTCTTGCCCGTGCGAGAGGTCCTCACCAGCGCGAACATCCAGTTCGCCTCGGTGGCGTGGGTGGTCCAGATCTTGCTGCCGGTGCAGACCAGGTGATCGCCATCATCGGTGGCGGCCATGCTCAACGAGGCGAGGTCGGAACCGGACTCGGGCTCGGAGTAGCCCTGACAGAAAAAGACCTCGGCGGTGAGGATGCGCGGTAGGAAGAACTCTCTCTGTTCGGGTGTGCCGAATTTCACGATCGCGTGGGCGACCATCCGGATGCCCATCGGTGACAGCGACGGCGCGCCGGCGAGTTGGGATTCGCGGCTGAAGATGTAGTGCTGGGTCAGGCTCCAGTCACAGCCGCCATACTCCACCGGCCACGCCGGCGCCGCCCAGCCACGTTCGTGCAGGATGGCCTGCCACGCCAGGCTGGCCTCGTGATCGCTGTAGACGCTGGTCATCAGCCGGCCGGCCCGGGAGATCTCCGGTGTCATCTTCTCCGCCATGAACTGACGGACCTCATCGCGGAACGCGGTGTCCGCCTCTGACCAGCTCAGGTCCACGGGCTCTCCTAGTGTTCGGCTATCTAACCTAGCTATATAACTAGCAGCCCGACATGGTGTTGGGAAACCCCGGCCATGGTTGTTCTGCCGCCACGGCGACATAGGGTGGCTCGTGCGAATGATCTGTCTGCAGCCCCCGATGGCGACCGAGGCGACCGGCCGGCGACGGGGCCGATATGCCGAATGCTATCGTCAAGACGTTCCCGCGGTCCGCGCTGGCAAACTCCCCCGTACCCCCGCGCGGAACGCGGCACATCCGTTTCCGCGTCACATGGCGGGGTATATCGGCGACGTGAATGCGGTTGGAGAGGCATGACCGGCCGCGAATCGCACGGCAATGGTGCCGACTCCCACGACGAGTTCAGCTATGGCAATGGTGATAGCCATGATTGGGATTACGAGGCTGACGTCGTCGCCGTCGGTGCCGGACCGGCAGGTCTGGCATGCGCTATCGTCGCGGCCGCCGGCGACCTCGAGATCGTGGTGGCCCGGCCCGCCTCGGCGGTCCAGAGCGGCCATGCCGACGATGTCCACGGTTGGCTGCCTCGACTCGACGACCCGGCGACCGCCGATTACTTCGACGCGCTGAGCGCCGAACTGCCGACCGCCGATGCGCCCGACTTGGCGACGAGCGAGGTGTACCGCGTCGAACGCGCCGAGCCGAACCGTCGTCGCCCGATCGACACGTTCGTGGGTTCCCGGTTGTGGGATTGGGCGGCAACCTGTCTGGGGTCGCCCTTCGGCGTGCTGTTCACCAGAGTGGACTACTGGCCGACCGTGCCGATGCGCAGCACCGACGGAACGGCCGTCGATGTTGCCGTACTGGGTGAGGTGGCCACGCCGGGGCGAACTCTCGGTGATTTTCTCGACGAGATGGCCGACGACCGGGGGATCGAGATCTCCGAGGAGTGCACGTTGCAACGCCTGGTGTTCGGTGAGGATGGTTGGGTCGACGGTGTCGTTCTCGATACCCCGGAGGGCGCCTGGGCGGTGCGTGCCCGGATCGGCGTGGCGATCACGGGCACCCAGGCTGTGCCGGCCGAGCAGCGCCTCGACGCCGGCGACCGGATCGGTCTCGTCGGTAGGCGAGCGGGCCGTTTCGGCAGGCTGGAGGTGCTGCGCGAGGTCGAGCCACCGCCCGCGACATGAGCGGGTGGCGGCCCGTCAGGGTCGAAGTCCCGGGGTGAAATCCACCGGGACGTGGCCCCTGCGCAGCAGCGCCTCCATCTCCTCACCGGGGATGGGGCGAGAGAGCAGAAAGCCTTGAGCGCGATGGCAACCATGGCGTAACAGCGTCACGGCGGCGGCCTCGGTTTCCACACCCTCGGCGACCAGTTGCAGTCCGAACGCCTCGGCCAGCGCGACGATCGCGCGCACGATGGCCAGATCCCCCGGGCTGGATCCCAAGTCACGAACGAAGCTCTTGTCGATCTTCAATGCCTCCACCGGAAGGGATTTCAGCAGCGACAGCACGCTGTACCCGGTGCCGAAATCGTCGATGGCGACCTGCACGCCCACCTTGTGGAGACCGGCGAGGGTGATGCGTGTGGTGTCGATGTCCTGGACAACGACGCTCTCGGTGATTTCCAGGCAGACCGATCCGGGGTCGATGGCGTACTCGTCGAGTATTGCCGCGACCGACTCGACGAAACCGTCGGCCACCAGTTGCACCGGTGACACGTTGACCCGCAGGACGATATCGTGTCCGACGCCGGCAGCCTGCCAGCGGGCGAACTCCGCACAGGCGGTGCGCATGACCCACCGACCCAGTTCACCGGCCAGGTTGATGGATTCGGCAACCCCGATGAAGGCGTCGGGCGACAGCAGGCCACGGGTGGGATGCTGCCAGCGGACCAGGGCCTCGGTGGCGAGCACCTTGCCGGTGCGCATGTCGATCTCGGGTAGGAATCGCAGGAACAGGGCGCCGGTCTCGATGACGTTCTGCAGGTGCAATTCGATATCGTTGCGGAACTCGCTCTCCGCTGCGATCGCATCCGAGTACACCGTCACCTCATTGCCGCCGGCCTTCTTTGCGGTCAGCATCGCCTGATCTGCCCGGCGCATCAGGTCGGAGGTTGAGTGCCGGCCCGGAACGCCCACTGCGACACCGATACTCACCGACCGGGTCACCATCTCGCCGTCGATGGGCACCCGCTGGGACAGAACGTCCTGGATCTGGTGGGCCAGGGCTTCGGCCTTGTCGATGGTGGTGGGGGAGTCTGGCACCACCACGAACTCGTCACCTCCCAGGCGGGCGATCACGCCGATCCCCACGGCTTCGGTGAGACGATCGGCGATCACGCGGATGAAGGAATCGCCCGCGGTATGTCCGAGGTAGTCGTTGATCGCCTTGAGCCGGTCGATGTCGACGTAGAGGGCCGCGACGGGCCCCGGCTCGCCTTCGGTGAGCCGGGAATCCAACTGGGCCACCAGCGCGCGCCGGTTGTGCAGTCCGGTGAGGTCGTCATGCTCGGCCAGGAACCGCAGGCGGTCCTCGGCTTCCACCCGCGCCTGGACGTGGGCGAACAGGGTGGCGATCGCCACCAGGGCGTTGAGTTCCTCTGCGCTCCACTCCCGGACGCCGACCTTGACGAAGCCCAGTACCCCGGTGGTCACGTCGCCGGACAACAGCGGCACGCAGGCCATCGAGGTGGTCGGTATCTGCCGTCCCGCCTCGATGGTGTGCTGATAGTCGTCGGTGGCCTCGGGTCGGAACACCGTTGGTTCCTTGAGGTGCTCGGCCATCGCGAATACCGGGTCGGCGTCGGCGAAATAGATCAGTTCGAGCGGATCGGGATCGAGATCGGCCGGACGCGGCGGCCAGTCGGCGATCAAGCGGGTTGCATGGATCGCATGGTCGTTGTGGCGCAGGAAGCTGAAATCGACATTGAAGTAGGTGACCAGTTCGGCAAGTACCTGCTGGCTCACGCTCGCTGCGGTCGCGGCGTCGACGGCGCTGAGTCGCGTCGCGGCCGCCGTGACGACAAGTTCGAGGCTGCGGGGCACCTAGACCTCTCGATGTGGTGTCGCGGGGCGCGACGTTGTGTGGAGCAGTGGGCTCCGGCGACTCCGCAGGGACGGGCGCGGTGCACTGGTGATCTTCATGACCAATGCCTGCGCTTCCTCCGGCGGGGTTCCGGTGAGCCTGCGGAGAGTGTATTGCAGGCGCCCGAGTTGTTCGGGATATGCCGGGGCCAACTGTGCCAATTCGTGATCTGTATGGGCGTAGAGGAAGGCGGGCGACACCGGTTGCGTGGCCAAACCCGCTGTCTGGGCAGTGATCCACACCGCTTCGACCGCCGCCCCCGCCCTCGCGTAGTCGGCGAGGTCATGGCCGTCGGTGGTGATGACGGCCACGGCCGACGCTCCGCCCACCCGGTCACGTGTATTGTTGCCCAGCGCCGAACCCGCGTCCCACCGGGCCAATTCGTCCATCACGTCCGAGCGGCGCAAGACGTCGAGTACCGCCAGATCGGATGGCGCCAACTCCAGCGTGCGCACGTCGATGCCGTACTCGGGCGCCGGATCGCCGGGTGACCAGATCTCAGCAAACATTTCCGAATGGAGTCGACTGGTCAGATAGCGAATTCGATCGGCAGCAGCGAGAACCTCGGCACATTCCCGAATTTCGTCCCGCTCAGTGAGCAGCCGCAACCGACCACCGTGGGCGAGCGCCGCCGCGTGCAGCGCCTCCCGCAGGTCGGCGCTGAAGGCGACCGGTACCCCGAGATGGCGGTTCGTGCTGCGTTCGAGCATCGGCTCATACATCTCGGCGAGTGCGGGATCGGCTGTCCCCGCCAATTCGACCGAGATCTTCAGCGGTGTGTGCTCCCCGGTGCCGGTGAGCAGTCGCGTTCCGTGCCCATGGGCCGCCGCCGCGATTCGGGCGTTCAGCGCTGCGGCACCGAGTGCGACTGCGCTACCGCGGAATTCGACATCCATCTGGCTGGTGCGTCCCGGGTCGATGCGTAGATCGAGGCTGTCCTCGCGGACCGCGATCGACCATGGCTGGGAGTTGCCGCCCGAGGGTGCCCGATGCGCGGCGTAGGCCATGGCGTCCAGGACCGAACCGAATTCGGTTTGTTCGCGCTCGACTTCGACTCCGCCGTCGTGCGGGGACCGCGGTGTGCGGAGCGGATCGGTCACATTGTCAAGGGCGGCTGCGACATCCAATCGCGTCCGTCCGGATGCCAACGGTTCGCCGAGGCCGATGCGGCGAACGGACTCGGCGATGAGTGCTGCACCGAGAACCACCTCACCGGCCAATTGCGGCCAGGTCGACAGTGTTTCGCCGACTTCGCACAAGGAAGCCGCCATGCGCGGGGACAGCGACTTGGCGTCCAGCAGGCCGAGCACGTATGGCACCTTGTCGGTGCTGCTCAGCCCGGCCAGATCCGTGGTGTTCACCGTGCCCAGCATTCCGTGCAAGATCGGGCGATCGGGGTCGATGTCGAAGCGCTCGACGTCGACCAGCCCGCGGTCGCTGGTGGTCATCAACACCGGGATCCGCCTGTGCCTGGCCGCTTCGCGGACCAGCGCCTTGGTGTCCAGCGAGTCACATTCCTCGACGATGATGTCCAGTCCGTCGAGGAAGGCATCGATGGTGTCGGCGGTGACAGCCTCGGGGTGTACCTGTACCCGCACGTACGGATCCAGTTCGGCGATGCGGCGGCCCGCGATGATGGCCTTGTTGACCCCTTCGTCGAAGACTGTGGCGGGCACCCGATTGAGGTTCGCGGCTTCGAGCTCGTCGAAGTCCGCGAGGTGTAGCTCACCGCAGATCCCCTGTGCGGCAAGGGTATGGGCGATCACATGTCCGACGCTGAGACCGATCACGCCGATCCGCAGCGCTGCCAGGGTGTGCTGCTCGGAGTCGGTGATCAGGTTTCGGTTGCGATCCAGGCGCAATCGTCGGTAAGCGCGCGGACCCAACATGCCCACCACGGACCGTCGCCACGGGTAGTAGACCCATCGATGCGGTTCGGCGAGCATGTCGGCGTCGACGGGCGGTGTCAGGGAAGCCAGCGCGTTGTGTTGTCTGCCGATGTTGTCGACGAATTCGATATCGGCCCGGGCGCGCAACTGCCACAACAGTTTTGCGTCTTCGGGATGATCTTCGGCGAGAACGATGGCGGCGTGCGTGTCGGTCACAGGCCGGTCAACATCGCCGGGACTGCGTCGGTGCCCTCGAGCATCGGGGCGAGTGCCCGCGCCTCGGCGCGGATCGCGAGGATCTGGTCCGGGTCGGCGGTGCGGGTGAATTCCGCGTAGTCCCACCACATCATCTTCGTCTCATATCTCTCGTCGGGGTACGGCGTGGCCGGGATGCGGGTGGCAACGACACCGCCCGAGGATTCCCAGCGCGCCAGGACATGGGCCGCCGCGGTGGCCATGGCGAACTTAGCGCCAAGCACCAGCGTCGAGTGCAATGGCATGCGTGCCAGCGCCGGGGTGAGCAGGCGAGTGCGCTCGCGGTCGCCCCGCCGGTCGTCGGCCGTCCATGCGGTCTTGATCTCGACGACGCCGAACGGGATGCGGTCGGCGATCATCTTGCGGACCCTCGGCAAAGCGTCCTGGCCGGCCCACTCCACGAGGGCGTGCGATTCGTCGGCTTGACGGTAGGGCCCCTGGGCGCGCACGCCGCCGATCACCCGACCCGCATCGTCGATCGCGGTCAGGAACAGCGAGGTGGTGGCGGGATCGGCCACCGCGCTCGGCTCGATTGCCTGTTCGACCCCGTGTTTGCGATAACTGCGCAGGGCGCCGTCGAGGAAGTCGTCCCATAGTTCGGGTTCGGCCGCCGGCGTCGCGAGCACCAGGGTGCACTCGGTATCGCGATCCCACCACTGAACCGACGCATTGTCCGGGAGTGCGCTAACGCTGGCTTCGGCGATTGACACGCTCATAAACTTGACCCACCGATCGGTACAGGGAGGTTGCCACGCGGGCGTATGGTCCCTGGATAATTTCAAATAGTCGGGTTAAGTATCGCTATATCCTGCGCAAATGCCAGATTTAAATAAGTGTCACGGACTGACAGTAGTTGCCAGAATCGCCATTCACGGATCGCAGCAATTCACCGGCCGATAATTGAAATGGGTCTGACTCTGGCAAAATTATCGCCAGCGTCAGTTGCGGCAAATTCGATCATCATCCCGCCGAGTTTTCTACGACTCGGGTGAAAGTTGGGGCGTTCGGTCAATTCGCTGCTCTTGCACGTGAACGTCAGGTGTCGCAGGGGCCCACCCGGTGCCGACGCGGCGCGAACGGGAGGCTATGCATGACGGGGCAACCGTTGTCGACTGGAGGAGTGCGCATGAAGGTTTTCGAGAGTCTGGACGAGCTGGTGGGCGCGGCAGGCACCGAGCTCGGGCCGACCGACTGGCTGGAGATCGACCAGGCGCGCGTGAACCAATTTGCCGAAGCCACCGAGGACCGGCAGTGGATCCACGTCGAACCCGAACGTGCGGCGAGTGGACCGTTCGGTGGAACCATCGCCCACGGGCTGCTGACGCTGTCGTTGCTGCCCTACTTCTCGCACCACCTCTACGGTGTGAAGGGCATCTCGCTGGCGGTGAACTACGGCTACAACAAGGTGCGGTTCATCACCCCGGTCAAGGTCGGTGCGCGCATCCGGGCGCGCGCGGTCATCACCGATGTGGCCGAGCTGGCGGGTGCCGCTCAGTCGACGGTCACCATCACCGTGGAGATCGAGGGGTCCGAGAAGCCGGCCGCCGTCGCAGAGTCCATCATCCGCTACATCGCCTAGCGGACGGCTCAACTCGTCATCTGGCGCTGGGCATTCTTGACCAGCCCACCGCCGATGATGAGCCGCTGGATCTCGCTGGTGCCCTCGTAGAGGCGCAGTAACCGAACCTCGCGGTAGATGCGCTCCACGGGAACATCGCGCATGTAGCCGCTGCCGCCGTGGATCTGGACGGCGAGATCGGCGACCTTGCCTGCCATCTCGGTGCAGAAGAGCTTCGCCGACGACGGTGCGATACGGCGGTCTTCGCCGGTGACCCAGAGGCGAGCGGCCTCACGGACCATCGCCCGACCGGCCATCACCCCGGTCTGCTGATCGGCGAGCATCGCCTGTACCAGTTGGAAGCTGCCGATCGGCGTGCCGCCCTGGGTGGCGGTCGCGGCGTAGGAGACCGACTCGTCGAGTGCGCGCTGCGCACTGCCGACGGCCAGTGCGGCGATGTGTACCCGCCCCCGTGCCAGCGAGGTCATCGCCGCCCGGTAGCCGATGTCTTCGCTACCGCCGATGAGGGTGTCGTTGCCGACGCGCACCTCGTCGAAGTTCACATCGGCGGTCCAGGCGCCCTCCTGGCCCATCTTGGAGTCCTTGGCGCCGACGGTGACGCCCGCTGCGTCCGCGGGGACCAGGAAGACCGCGATACCGGGACCGTCGTCATCCGCGGGTCGGGTGCGGGCGAAGACGATGAACAGATCGGCGTCCGGAGCGTTGGTGATGTACTGCTTCTGGCCGGTGATCACCCATCCGTCACCATCGCGAACGGCCTTGGTGCGCAACCCGGCCGGGTTCGAACCGGCCCCTGGCTCGGTGAGCGCGAAGGACGCGACCACCGCGCCCGAGGCGATTCCCTCCAACCATCGGGTCTTCTGCTCGTCGGTGCCGAAGCCGACCAGGACCTGACCGGCGATGCCGTTGTTGGTGCCGAACATCGACCGCAACGCCAGGCTGGTGTAGCCGAACTCGAAAGCCAGCTCGACGTCCTGGACAAGGTTCAGTCCCAACCCGCCCCACTCCTGGGGAATCGCATACCCGAACAGGCCCATCTTCTTGGCTTGGTCCCGCAGGTCATCAGGCACGCGGTCGGTGGACATGATTTCGAGTTCCCTCGGCACCACCTGGGTGCGGATGAACTGCTTGGTGGCCGCGAGGATATCGGCAAAGTCGGCATCCGAGACGGTCTCTGGTGACGGTGATGTGGTGACGCTCTCGGCCATCTGGGGCCCTCCTGTACGTCCGGATGTGGTTTGATCCCACAAATATCATATTTTATGTTTTTGGAAGGCTCGTGCCTGAGGAGGGTGGTTTCATGGCTTTGTTGGATGGCCGGACCGCGGTGATCACCGGTGGTGCCCAGGGAATCGGATTCGCCATCGCCGAGCGGTTCGTGTCCGAAGGCGCCCGGGTGGTGCTCGGCGACCTGAACCCGGAAGCCACCGAGGCAGCGGTGCAGCGTCTGGGTGGTAGCTCGGTGGCCAAGGCGGTGCGGTGCGATGTCACCGACGCCGGCGAGGTCGGCGCACTCGTCGGCGCGGCCGTCGACACCTTCGGCAGCCTCGACGTCATGGTCAACAACGCAGGTATCACCCGCGACGCCACCATGCGCAAGATGACCGAGGAGCAGTTCGATCAGGTCATCTCGGTACATCTGAAGGGGTCGTGGAACGGCACCCGGTTGGCCGCGAACATCATGCGTGAGGCGAAAAGCGGTGCCATCGTGAACATCTCGTCGATCTCAGGCAAGGTCGGGCTGGTGGGGCAGACCAACTACTCGGCGGCAAAGGCCGGGATCGTCGGTTTGACCAAGGCGGCCGCCAAGGAAGTTGCCCATCTTGGTGTGCGGGTCAACGCCATCCAGCCCGGACTCATCCGGTCGGCGATGACCGAGGCCATGCCGCAGCGGATCTGGGATCAGAAGCTCGCCGAGATCCCGATGGGCCGTGCGGCCGAACCGAGTGAGGTCGCCTCGGTGGCACTGTTCCTGGCCTCGGATCTGTCGTCCTATATGACCGGCACGGTGCTCGAAGTGACCGGCGGGCGGCACATCTAGTGCGCGACACCGTCATCTGCGAGCCGGTACGCACACCGATCGGCCGCTACGGCGGGATGTTCGCGGCGCTGACCGCGGTAGATCTCGGTGTCGCCGCACTGCAGGGTCTGCTGGAACGCACGGGGATCGATCCCGACGATATCGACGATGTCGTGCTGGGGCACTGCTATCCGTCCAGCGAGGCCCCGGCGATCGGTCGCGTGGTGGCCCTCGATTCCGGTCTGCCCACCACCGTGCCGGGTATGCAGGTCGACCGTCGTTGCGGATCAGGGCTGCAGGCAGTCATCCAGGCGGCACTGCAAGTCGGCAGTGGCGGAAGCGATCTGGTGATCGCCGGCGGCGCCGAGTCGATGAGCAACGTGGCCTTCTATTCCACGGATATGCGCTGGGGCGGGTCCCGGGGCGGTATCGCCGTGCATGACGGCCTGGCTCGCGGCCGGACCACCGCGGGCGGCAGGTTTCATCCCGTGCCCGGCGGCATGCTCGAGACCGCCGAGAATCTGCGCCGCCGCTACGGCATCTCGCGGATCGAGCAGGACGAACTCGCGGTCCGCTCACACCAGAACGCCGTCGCCGCCCAAAAAAGCGGGGTGTTGGCCGACGAGATCATCCCGGTGACGGTTGCCGATCGCTCCGGCGAAAAAGTGATCTCCGTCGACGAACACCCGCGCGCCGATACCTCGCTGGAGAAGCTGAGCACGCTACGCCCCGTGCTCGGCAAGAATGATCCGGATGCCACCGTCACCGCGGGCAACTCCAGCGGACAGAACGACGCCGCGTCCATGTGCATCGTCACCACACCCGAACGCGCCGCCGACCTCGGACTCAAACCCCTTGTGCGAATGGTGTCCTGGGCTGTGGCAGGCGTCGGTCCGGACATCATGGGGATAGGGCCCGTGCCGGCGACGGCCCGCGCCCTTGCCGGCGCCGGCCTGTCGCTCGCACAGATGGACGTGATCGAACTCAACGAGGCATTCGCTGCGCAGGCCCTGGCCTGCACCCGCGAGTGGGAGTTCGGCCATGCCGACTTCGAGCGCATCAACGTGCGCGGGTCCGGGATCTCGCTGGGACATCCGGTGGGGGCTACCGGCGGCCGGATGCTGGCAACGCTGGCTCGCGAACTCGAGCGACGGGATGCCCGCTACGGGCTGGAGACCATGTGTATCGGTGGCGGTCAGGGCCTGGCCGCCGTATTCGAACGGACCGCCTGATGACCAGTGAGAAGCGAAGTGAGATCGCCCATGACTAAGCTCGCTCAGACCGCCGGACTGACCGACGTCCAGGCCGAGATCATCGCCACCGTGCGCCAATTCGTGGACAGGGAGATCATCCCGAACGCGCAGGAACTCGAGCACGCGGACACCTATCCGCAGCACATCGTCGACCAGATGCGGGAGATGGGTCTGTTCGGCCTGATGATCCCCGAGGAGTACGGCGGGCTGGGGGAGTCGCTGCTGACCTACGCGCTGTGCGTGGAAGAACTGGCCCGCGGCTGGATGAGTGTGTCCGGCGTCATCAACACACACTTCATCGTCGCCTATATGATCCGCCAGCACGGTACCGAAGCCCAGAAACAGCGGTATCTCCCGCGGATGGCGACCGGAGAGGTCCGTGGGGCATTCTCCATGTCCGAGCCCGAGCTCGGTTCGGATGTGGCCGCCATCCGCACCAGGGGTGTGCGCGACGGGGACGACTACGTGATCACCGGGCAGAAGATGTGGCTGACCAACGGCGGCAGCTCGACGCTGGTGGCCGCATTGGTGAAAACCGACGAGGGAGCCGATAAGCCGCACCGCAACCTGACGGCCTTCCTCATCGAGAAGCCGGCCGGCTTCGGAGAGGTGATCCCCGGACTGACCATCCCTGGCAAGATCGACAAACTCGGCTACAAGGGCATCGACACCACCGAACTGATCTTCGACGGCTACCGGGCTTCGGCCGATGATGTGCTGGGTGCGGCGCCGGGCCGCGGTTTCGTCCAGATGATGGACGGTATCGAAGTCGGCCGAGTGAACGTGTCGGCGCGGGCCTGCGGT
The sequence above is drawn from the Mycolicibacterium neoaurum VKM Ac-1815D genome and encodes:
- a CDS encoding acetyl-CoA C-acetyltransferase, which produces MRDTVICEPVRTPIGRYGGMFAALTAVDLGVAALQGLLERTGIDPDDIDDVVLGHCYPSSEAPAIGRVVALDSGLPTTVPGMQVDRRCGSGLQAVIQAALQVGSGGSDLVIAGGAESMSNVAFYSTDMRWGGSRGGIAVHDGLARGRTTAGGRFHPVPGGMLETAENLRRRYGISRIEQDELAVRSHQNAVAAQKSGVLADEIIPVTVADRSGEKVISVDEHPRADTSLEKLSTLRPVLGKNDPDATVTAGNSSGQNDAASMCIVTTPERAADLGLKPLVRMVSWAVAGVGPDIMGIGPVPATARALAGAGLSLAQMDVIELNEAFAAQALACTREWEFGHADFERINVRGSGISLGHPVGATGGRMLATLARELERRDARYGLETMCIGGGQGLAAVFERTA
- a CDS encoding acyl-CoA dehydrogenase family protein — encoded protein: MAESVTTSPSPETVSDADFADILAATKQFIRTQVVPRELEIMSTDRVPDDLRDQAKKMGLFGYAIPQEWGGLGLNLVQDVELAFEFGYTSLALRSMFGTNNGIAGQVLVGFGTDEQKTRWLEGIASGAVVASFALTEPGAGSNPAGLRTKAVRDGDGWVITGQKQYITNAPDADLFIVFARTRPADDDGPGIAVFLVPADAAGVTVGAKDSKMGQEGAWTADVNFDEVRVGNDTLIGGSEDIGYRAAMTSLARGRVHIAALAVGSAQRALDESVSYAATATQGGTPIGSFQLVQAMLADQQTGVMAGRAMVREAARLWVTGEDRRIAPSSAKLFCTEMAGKVADLAVQIHGGSGYMRDVPVERIYREVRLLRLYEGTSEIQRLIIGGGLVKNAQRQMTS
- a CDS encoding acyl-CoA dehydrogenase family protein, with the translated sequence MTKLAQTAGLTDVQAEIIATVRQFVDREIIPNAQELEHADTYPQHIVDQMREMGLFGLMIPEEYGGLGESLLTYALCVEELARGWMSVSGVINTHFIVAYMIRQHGTEAQKQRYLPRMATGEVRGAFSMSEPELGSDVAAIRTRGVRDGDDYVITGQKMWLTNGGSSTLVAALVKTDEGADKPHRNLTAFLIEKPAGFGEVIPGLTIPGKIDKLGYKGIDTTELIFDGYRASADDVLGAAPGRGFVQMMDGIEVGRVNVSARACGVGIRAFELAIRYAQQRETFGTPIAGHQAIAFQLAEMATKVEAAHLMMVNAARLKDSGERNDVAAGMAKYLASEFCAEVTQQSFRIHGGYGYSKEYEIERLMRDAPFLLIGEGTSEIQKTIISKNLLDEYRL
- the fabG gene encoding 3-oxoacyl-ACP reductase FabG — encoded protein: MALLDGRTAVITGGAQGIGFAIAERFVSEGARVVLGDLNPEATEAAVQRLGGSSVAKAVRCDVTDAGEVGALVGAAVDTFGSLDVMVNNAGITRDATMRKMTEEQFDQVISVHLKGSWNGTRLAANIMREAKSGAIVNISSISGKVGLVGQTNYSAAKAGIVGLTKAAAKEVAHLGVRVNAIQPGLIRSAMTEAMPQRIWDQKLAEIPMGRAAEPSEVASVALFLASDLSSYMTGTVLEVTGGRHI